The genomic region GGCCACTAGAAACACCATATCCGGCAGGGAGCGATTTTGTCAACTCGCGGAAACGTCGAATTGCAGAAGGAGCAGGAATTCATCGACCGGCTCTACGACCGCGTCGACGAGCTGCGCGGGGTCACCGCTCAGCGCGTCGAGGAAGCGTTGACGCCGGTGGGGAACGGCCTTCAGGCCCGGCTCGAACGGGATGTGCTCGTCTCCGAGCGTTCCGGCCTGCTGGCCGCCCTGAATGCGGTGGACGGTTCGCTGTGCTTCGGCCGGATCGATCTCCGCGACGGCGCCGCGCACCATATCGGCCGTATCGGAATTCGTGAGGACGACACCGAGCACACGCCCCTTCTGATCGACTGGCGGGCACCGGTCGCCCGCCCCTTCTATCTCGCGACCGGGCATACGCCGATGGGGCTTCGCCGGCGCAGACACCTCACCACCGAGGGCGGCACGGTCACCGAGCTGCACGACGAGATCCTCGACCTGGGGGACGACGAACGCAGCGGCTTCGAGGACCCGAGCGGTGACGCCGTGCTGCTCGCCGCGCTGAGCTCCGCCCGCACCGGCCGCATGGGCGACATCGTGCGGACCATCCAGGCGGAGCAGGACCGCATCATCCGGGCCCCGCACCGTGGGGTCCTCGTCGTCGAGGGCGGCCCCGGGACCGGCAAGACGGCGGTCGCGCTGCACCGGGCCGCGTTCCTGCTGTACGAACACCGTGAGCTGCTGGCCAAGCGCGCGGTCCTCGTCGTGGGCCCCAACCCGGCCTTCCTGCGTTACATCGGCGAGGTCCTGCCCGCGCTCGGCGAGACCGGCGTCATGCTCGCCACCCAGGCCGAACTCTTCCCGGGCGTCCACGCCCGCGCCACCGACACCCCCCGTGCGGCAGCCGTCAAGGGCGGTGCGGGGATGGCCGAGGCCCTCGCCCTCGCCGTGCGCGACCGGCAGGGGCTGCCCGAGCCGGGCGCGCCCATGGTCATCCCGCACGACGACGGAGACCTGATCCTCGACTGGGAGATCGCCTACGAGGCACGGCAGTCGGCCCGCGAGACCAGGCTGCCGCACAACCTCGCCCGCCCGTACTTCACGTTCCAGGTGATCGACGCGCTCACCAGGCAGCTCACCGAACGCATCGGCGCCGACCCGTACGGCGGCCCCAACTTCCTGGGCCCCGACGACGTCGCCCAGCTCGGCAA from Streptomyces sp. QL37 harbors:
- a CDS encoding AAA family ATPase → MQKEQEFIDRLYDRVDELRGVTAQRVEEALTPVGNGLQARLERDVLVSERSGLLAALNAVDGSLCFGRIDLRDGAAHHIGRIGIREDDTEHTPLLIDWRAPVARPFYLATGHTPMGLRRRRHLTTEGGTVTELHDEILDLGDDERSGFEDPSGDAVLLAALSSARTGRMGDIVRTIQAEQDRIIRAPHRGVLVVEGGPGTGKTAVALHRAAFLLYEHRELLAKRAVLVVGPNPAFLRYIGEVLPALGETGVMLATQAELFPGVHARATDTPRAAAVKGGAGMAEALALAVRDRQGLPEPGAPMVIPHDDGDLILDWEIAYEARQSARETRLPHNLARPYFTFQVIDALTRQLTERIGADPYGGPNFLGPDDVAQLGKSVATSEEVHAAVGELWPLLTPEDFLADYLAEPVHVPDEDARAIRRAPGDREWTPADVPLLDEAAELLGSDDSAERAAAEAERQERVAYAQGVLELSRGSETYEFEDEEDSEVLAAHDIIDAERMAERHEEADHRSAAERAAADRTWAFGHIIVDEAQELSPMAWRLLMRRSPTRSLTLVGDPAQTSEEAGIGSWEEILEPYVGDRFEHVRLGVNYRTPAEIMELAARVIQAEDPSFEPPGSVRSTGETPWTRDTGADLAGAVARAVEELTPEEGRLAVIAPRELHEEIAAPLDGITPGAEPDLTRPVVLLGPREAKGLEFDNVLVVEPGRFGTSDLYVALTRATQRLGIVHREELPGSLR